Proteins from a genomic interval of Candidatus Lernaella stagnicola:
- a CDS encoding DUF1566 domain-containing protein, giving the protein MKPLNWLALLLLLCLFAAFAVVACGDDDDDDDDDSGDDADKERGLKCTDDVCTDGESGLTWQNGSDCCHQWADAKTYCQDLVLGDYDDWRLPTISELRSLLRGCALTETDGSCGVTDSCLSFDPCRDDSCDGCSENGGEGPGGLYWPPELNGECCWYWSSSAVEGGDVTAWYIYFDYGYVFYANVYTENFVRCVR; this is encoded by the coding sequence ATGAAACCCTTGAACTGGCTTGCGCTCCTTTTGCTCCTTTGCCTCTTTGCCGCTTTTGCTGTCGTGGCCTGCGGTGACGACGATGACGACGATGATGACGATTCGGGTGACGATGCTGACAAAGAACGCGGCTTAAAATGCACCGATGACGTTTGCACCGATGGCGAGTCGGGCCTGACGTGGCAAAATGGTTCGGATTGCTGTCACCAATGGGCGGATGCAAAAACGTACTGCCAGGATCTCGTATTGGGTGACTACGACGACTGGCGCCTGCCTACGATCTCGGAGCTGCGGAGCCTGCTCCGGGGCTGCGCCCTAACGGAGACGGACGGCTCCTGCGGAGTGACGGACTCCTGTTTGAGTTTCGACCCTTGCCGGGACGACTCGTGCGACGGCTGTTCCGAAAACGGGGGCGAGGGGCCCGGCGGACTCTATTGGCCGCCGGAGTTGAACGGCGAGTGCTGCTGGTACTGGTCGTCCTCGGCGGTTGAGGGCGGCGATGTCACTGCCTGGTACATCTACTTCGACTACGGCTACGTCTTTTACGCCAACGTATACACCGAAAACTTCGTGCGGTGTGTTCGCTAG